In Rhinolophus ferrumequinum isolate MPI-CBG mRhiFer1 chromosome 25, mRhiFer1_v1.p, whole genome shotgun sequence, the following proteins share a genomic window:
- the EMID1 gene encoding EMI domain-containing protein 1 isoform X1, with protein MGGPQAWALLCLGLLLPVGSAAWSVGGAQFSSRRNWCSYVVTRTISCHVQNGTYLQRVLQNCPWPMSCPGNSYRTVVRPTYKVMYKTVTAREWRCCPGHSGASCEEVAGSSGVVEPGWSGSAMRRMALRPTAFSGCLNCSKVSELTERLKVLEAKMAVLTVTERAVPPTPAVPEDLAPLWGSPAAQGSPGDGGLQGLPGSRENMRAPLLPRDDRVGTRGPPGPIGPKGDTGSQGPTGMRGPPGPQGPPGNPGQDGAVGNPGERGPPGSPGPPGPPGPPAPVGPPHARISQHGDPFLFNTFTETNSQWPQGPAGPPGPPGPMGPPGPPGPMGIPGNPGHMGPPGPTGPKGISGNPGEKGERGLRGEPGPQGSMGQRGEPGPKGDRGEKSHWAPSLQSFLQQQAQLELLARRVTLLEAIIWPEPEGSGAGPAGTGTPSLLRGKRGGHATNYRIVAPRSRNERG; from the exons GAACTGGTGCTCATACGTGGTGACCCGCACCATCTCGTGCCACGTGCAGAATGGCACCTACCTTCAGCGAGTGCTGCAGAATTGCCCCTGGCCCATGAGCTGCCCCGGGAACAG CTACAGAACCGTGGTGAGACCCACATACAAAGTGATGTACAAGACAGTGACCGCCCGAGAGTGGAGGTGCTGCCCCGGGCACTCGGGGGCTAGCTGCGAGGAAG TTGCAGGCTCCTCTGGCGTCGTGGAGCCTGGCTGGTCGGGCAGTGCCATGCGGCGGATGGCGCTTCGGCCCACAGCCTTCTCAG gTTGTCTCAATTGCAGCAAAGTGTCGGAGCTGACGGAGCGCCTGAAGGTGCTGGAGGCCAAG ATGGCGGTGTTGACGGTCACCGAGCGGGCAGTGCCCCCGACCCCAGCGGTCCCCGAGGACCTCGCCCCACTCTGGGGCTCCCCAGCTGCCCAGGGCAGCCCTGGGGATGGAGGCCTCCAAG GGCTACCGGGATCCAGAGAAAATATGAGGGCCCCCCTGCTCCCTCGAGATG ATCGAGTTGGTACCCGGGGGCCTCCTGGGCCCATTGGCCCCAAGGGAGATACTGGTAGCCAGGGCCCAACAGGGATGAGAGGCCCACCAG GTCCACAGGGCCCCCCAGGGAATCCTGGCCAGGATGGAGCTGTGGGTAACCCTGGAGAGAGGGGCCCTCCGGGCTCACCAGGGCCTCCTGGCCCCCCTGGACCCCCAGCCCCTGTTGGACCACCCCATGCCCGGATCTCCCAGCATG gggaCCCATTTCTGTTTAACACCTTCACTGAGACCAACAGCCAATGGCCCCAGGGACCAGCTGGGCCCCCAGGTCCCCCAGGGCCCATGG GTCCCCCTGGACCTCCTGGTCCCATGGGCATCCCTGGGAATCCTGGACATATG GGACCCCCAGGCCCCACTGGACCCAAAGGAATCTCCGGCAACCCAGGAGAGAAGGGCGAGAGA GGACTTCGTGGGGAGCCCGGCCCCCAAGGCTCCATGGGGCAGCGG GGAGAACCTGGCCCCAAAGGAGACCGTGGTGAGAAGAGCCACTGG GCTCCTAGCTTACAGAGTTTCCTGCAGCAGCAGGCTCAGCTGGAGCTCCTGGCCAGACGGGTCACCCTGCTGGAAGCCATCATCTGGCCAG AACCAGAGGGGTCAGGGGCAGGCCCTGCCGGCACGGGCACCCCCAGCCTCCTGCGGGGCAAGAGGGGAGGACACGCAACCAACTACCGGATCGTGGCCCCCAGGAGCCGCAACGAGAGAGGCTGA
- the EMID1 gene encoding EMI domain-containing protein 1 isoform X2: MGGPQAWALLCLGLLLPVGSAAWSVGGAQFSSRRNWCSYVVTRTISCHVQNGTYLQRVLQNCPWPMSCPGNSYRTVVRPTYKVMYKTVTAREWRCCPGHSGASCEEVAGSSGVVEPGWSGSAMRRMALRPTAFSGCLNCSKVSELTERLKVLEAKMAVLTVTERAVPPTPAVPEDLAPLWGSPAAQGSPGDGGLQGLPGSRENMRAPLLPRDDRVGTRGPPGPIGPKGDTGSQGPTGMRGPPGPQGPPGNPGQDGAVGNPGERGPPGSPGPPGPPGPPAPVGPPHARISQHGDPFLFNTFTETNSQWPQGPAGPPGPPGPMGPPGPPGPMGIPGNPGHMGPPGPTGPKGISGNPGEKGERGLRGEPGPQGSMGQRGEPGPKGDRGEKSHWGEGLHQLREALKILAERVLILETMIGLYEPEGSGAGPAGTGTPSLLRGKRGGHATNYRIVAPRSRNERG; the protein is encoded by the exons GAACTGGTGCTCATACGTGGTGACCCGCACCATCTCGTGCCACGTGCAGAATGGCACCTACCTTCAGCGAGTGCTGCAGAATTGCCCCTGGCCCATGAGCTGCCCCGGGAACAG CTACAGAACCGTGGTGAGACCCACATACAAAGTGATGTACAAGACAGTGACCGCCCGAGAGTGGAGGTGCTGCCCCGGGCACTCGGGGGCTAGCTGCGAGGAAG TTGCAGGCTCCTCTGGCGTCGTGGAGCCTGGCTGGTCGGGCAGTGCCATGCGGCGGATGGCGCTTCGGCCCACAGCCTTCTCAG gTTGTCTCAATTGCAGCAAAGTGTCGGAGCTGACGGAGCGCCTGAAGGTGCTGGAGGCCAAG ATGGCGGTGTTGACGGTCACCGAGCGGGCAGTGCCCCCGACCCCAGCGGTCCCCGAGGACCTCGCCCCACTCTGGGGCTCCCCAGCTGCCCAGGGCAGCCCTGGGGATGGAGGCCTCCAAG GGCTACCGGGATCCAGAGAAAATATGAGGGCCCCCCTGCTCCCTCGAGATG ATCGAGTTGGTACCCGGGGGCCTCCTGGGCCCATTGGCCCCAAGGGAGATACTGGTAGCCAGGGCCCAACAGGGATGAGAGGCCCACCAG GTCCACAGGGCCCCCCAGGGAATCCTGGCCAGGATGGAGCTGTGGGTAACCCTGGAGAGAGGGGCCCTCCGGGCTCACCAGGGCCTCCTGGCCCCCCTGGACCCCCAGCCCCTGTTGGACCACCCCATGCCCGGATCTCCCAGCATG gggaCCCATTTCTGTTTAACACCTTCACTGAGACCAACAGCCAATGGCCCCAGGGACCAGCTGGGCCCCCAGGTCCCCCAGGGCCCATGG GTCCCCCTGGACCTCCTGGTCCCATGGGCATCCCTGGGAATCCTGGACATATG GGACCCCCAGGCCCCACTGGACCCAAAGGAATCTCCGGCAACCCAGGAGAGAAGGGCGAGAGA GGACTTCGTGGGGAGCCCGGCCCCCAAGGCTCCATGGGGCAGCGG GGAGAACCTGGCCCCAAAGGAGACCGTGGTGAGAAGAGCCACTGG GGGGAGGGGTTGCACCAACTACGCGAGGCTTTGAAGATTTTAGCTGAGAGGGTTTTAATCTTGGAAACAATGATTGGGCTCTATG AACCAGAGGGGTCAGGGGCAGGCCCTGCCGGCACGGGCACCCCCAGCCTCCTGCGGGGCAAGAGGGGAGGACACGCAACCAACTACCGGATCGTGGCCCCCAGGAGCCGCAACGAGAGAGGCTGA